Proteins encoded by one window of Salmo trutta chromosome 17, fSalTru1.1, whole genome shotgun sequence:
- the LOC115151775 gene encoding cortexin-1 encodes MSDVPTLDYELLLSPGPSLPGAPSSPPLVGGDAEQRTAFAFVGLLMLFLVFLLVRCFRILLDPYSRMPSSSWTEHKEGAERGQFDYALV; translated from the coding sequence ATGAGTGATGTCCCCACTCTGGACTATGAGCTGCTGCTGTCCCCTGGGCCCTCCCTCCCTGGGGCCCCCAGCAGTCCTCCTCTGGTGGGGGGTGACGCGGAGCAGAGGACGGCCTTTGCCTTCGTGGGGCTCCTCATGCTCTTCCTTGTCTTCCTGCTGGTGCGCTGCTTCCGCATCCTGCTGGACCCCTACAGCCGCATGCCATCCTCCTCCTGGACCGAACACAAAGAGGGTGCAGAAAGGGGGCAGTTTGACTACGCCCTGGTCTag